A single window of Acetohalobium arabaticum DSM 5501 DNA harbors:
- a CDS encoding zinc-dependent alcohol dehydrogenase, with translation MTEKMKAARIFGKQDMRVVDIPIPEVGPEQALIKVKAVGVCGSDVELYEGDHPYLEWGCTTLPITPGHEWAGVIEEVGEDVTDFGPGDRVVGDVSLGCGDCSYCMSGRYNLCPNRRVVGSYRNKEGGFAEYIVMPARNLYNVPESISMPEAALVESAATCVYGVMRTDIEMGDTVLVIGDGPIGQLAVQCADAAGAKEVILSGSYDEKLAIVEKLCNAETINRHNQEVIEAVMEYTAGQGADVVIEACGNETGLQQAIEAVKPGGELCLLSIYPQSELTVDVNTTIVKDLDIHNCLASPNAFQPTIDMMESGKIQTQDLITQTLSLKDAEGAFDFIYEERAKTLKVVITP, from the coding sequence ATGACAGAGAAGATGAAGGCAGCTAGAATTTTTGGTAAACAGGATATGAGAGTAGTTGATATCCCCATACCGGAGGTTGGACCGGAACAGGCTTTAATTAAAGTTAAAGCTGTTGGTGTCTGTGGATCAGATGTTGAACTTTATGAAGGTGACCATCCTTATTTAGAATGGGGCTGTACAACACTGCCGATTACTCCCGGCCATGAATGGGCAGGAGTAATTGAAGAGGTAGGCGAGGATGTAACTGACTTCGGTCCTGGTGATCGAGTGGTTGGTGATGTTTCTTTGGGCTGTGGTGACTGTAGTTACTGTATGAGCGGCAGGTATAATCTCTGTCCTAATCGCCGGGTAGTAGGTAGTTACCGCAATAAAGAGGGCGGTTTTGCTGAGTATATTGTGATGCCAGCCCGTAATCTCTATAATGTTCCCGAAAGCATTTCAATGCCGGAAGCAGCATTAGTAGAGTCAGCAGCTACCTGTGTTTATGGAGTAATGAGGACTGATATTGAGATGGGAGATACTGTATTAGTAATCGGCGATGGACCAATTGGGCAGTTAGCTGTTCAATGTGCCGATGCTGCTGGAGCTAAAGAGGTGATTTTATCCGGTTCTTATGATGAAAAGCTGGCAATTGTTGAAAAGTTATGTAATGCGGAAACGATTAATCGGCATAATCAGGAAGTTATTGAGGCTGTGATGGAATATACGGCTGGACAGGGAGCAGATGTAGTTATTGAAGCCTGTGGTAATGAAACAGGTTTACAGCAGGCGATTGAAGCAGTTAAACCAGGCGGTGAACTCTGTTTATTAAGCATCTATCCCCAGAGTGAGTTAACTGTTGATGTTAATACGACAATTGTTAAAGATCTGGATATTCATAACTGTCTGGCTAGCCCTAATGCTTTTCAGCCGACAATTGATATGATGGAATCTGGTAAAATACAGACTCAGGATTTAATTACTCAAACTTTATCACTGAAAGATGCTGAAGGAGCATTTGACTTTATTTATGAGGAACGAGCCAAGACACTTAAAGTGGTTATTACTCCCTAG
- a CDS encoding uroporphyrinogen decarboxylase family protein: MSELTSRERIIKALEHQETDRIPIDIGGIYNLTTLHRDAYINLMDYLGYDCDEDEAEIAYFNSQSVLIDEEIRQRFKSDCYPLYTSGPGDWELEIHEDEDGRKWYKDEFGIKWQTSGLYYDPVGNPLKDCTVEDIENYPWPDPKDPSRIAGLKKEAKRIYEETDYCLVLSGPLGGGIYVPCTWFIGYQEFFMKLVMEPEIVEALLEKIVDFHLGWWEMVLEEIGEYLQVVVLSDDLGTQEAPLMRPSMYREQIKPAQEKVVSFIKSKADVKVVYHCDGAVSEFIPDMIDIGFDALNPVQVSAEGMGDTARLKEEFGDEISFWGATCDSQNTLSKGTPEEIRQEVKQRVNDLAAGGGLVLASIHNIQKDVPPENIVAFYDALYESACDAY, from the coding sequence ATGTCTGAACTTACTTCTCGAGAAAGAATTATCAAAGCTTTAGAACATCAAGAAACTGATAGGATTCCTATTGATATCGGGGGTATCTATAACTTAACTACCCTCCACCGCGATGCTTATATTAACTTAATGGATTATTTGGGGTATGATTGTGATGAAGATGAAGCAGAAATTGCTTACTTTAATTCTCAATCCGTTTTAATAGATGAAGAGATTCGGCAGCGTTTTAAATCAGATTGCTATCCTTTATATACTTCGGGACCTGGTGACTGGGAATTAGAGATTCATGAGGATGAAGATGGCAGAAAGTGGTACAAAGATGAGTTTGGAATCAAATGGCAGACATCAGGACTTTATTATGATCCGGTAGGCAATCCGCTAAAAGACTGTACAGTAGAAGATATTGAAAATTATCCTTGGCCCGACCCTAAAGATCCTAGCCGAATTGCTGGTCTGAAGAAGGAAGCTAAGCGGATTTATGAAGAGACAGATTACTGTTTAGTTTTAAGCGGTCCATTAGGGGGCGGAATTTATGTGCCCTGTACCTGGTTTATAGGTTATCAGGAATTCTTTATGAAGTTAGTGATGGAACCGGAGATAGTTGAAGCGCTACTGGAGAAAATAGTAGACTTTCACCTTGGTTGGTGGGAGATGGTATTAGAAGAGATTGGAGAGTATCTGCAGGTGGTTGTATTATCTGATGATCTGGGAACTCAGGAAGCGCCATTGATGAGGCCTTCAATGTATCGTGAACAGATTAAGCCGGCACAAGAAAAGGTTGTATCCTTTATTAAGTCTAAAGCTGACGTCAAAGTTGTTTATCACTGTGATGGTGCTGTATCTGAATTTATACCTGATATGATAGATATTGGTTTTGATGCTTTAAATCCAGTTCAAGTTTCAGCTGAGGGAATGGGAGATACTGCTCGTCTAAAAGAAGAATTTGGCGATGAGATAAGTTTCTGGGGGGCTACCTGCGATAGTCAGAATACATTATCCAAAGGGACTCCAGAAGAGATTCGACAGGAGGTTAAGCAGCGGGTTAATGACTTAGCTGCTGGCGGCGGCTTGGTTTTAGCTTCAATCCATAATATTCAGAAGGATGTACCGCCGGAGAATATAGTTGCCTTTTATGATGCTCTATATGAATCTGCCTGTGATGCTTATTAA
- a CDS encoding aldehyde ferredoxin oxidoreductase family protein, translated as MGNGYHSKILKVNLTEEKIMIDEKEDKFYRKYLGGPGIAAYYALKEIPQGADPLGPENALIITNSVVTGSPAPGVMRYSVSAKSPLTGAFGTSEAGGWWGPRFKKAGYDGVIIKGQAAEPTYLFVSDEEVSLKTAENLWGKTTKEVEEILQDRHGSRARVLQIGPGGENQVTYANICNDLAHFNGRNGMGAVMGSKNLKAIVAKGQQDVPCSDEQSVKDIMKWVGKNVHDHPLTSGLHETGTAGGITSVNAGGALPTNNWKENYFSDAEQIGSDALEEILINRTGCFGCPIRCKRVVEYEDEDYKIDPEYGGPEYETLGAIGSNCGFNDIKLVSKANELCNKYTIDTISFGMTLSFAMHCYEEGLLTKEDTGGFELEFGNGDVLLPLIEQTAKQEGFGKKLALGSARLAKEIGEEAKPFLRVTKNQEVPMHDPRVKTGLGLQFALSSYGGDHWVAQHDPFFTEEDSLGTQAIKPLGILEEVPAVDLSADKIRFFYYTNLLTSVYDCLGTCVFSVIARGILPLDKFMDLVEGVTGWNTSLWELMKVGERTENLMRLFNIREGFSAEDDKLPEHFFKDIKGGPHDGEKALDKEEFEAAIKQYYQMAGWDEDGKPLKAKLKELALHDEFKEIVEEYL; from the coding sequence ATGGGGAATGGATATCATAGTAAAATATTAAAAGTTAATCTTACCGAAGAGAAAATAATGATAGATGAAAAAGAAGATAAGTTTTATCGAAAGTATCTTGGAGGTCCTGGAATTGCAGCTTATTATGCTCTAAAAGAGATTCCTCAAGGAGCAGACCCGTTAGGACCTGAAAATGCATTGATTATTACTAATTCAGTTGTTACTGGATCTCCAGCACCGGGAGTAATGAGGTATTCAGTATCAGCTAAATCACCATTAACAGGCGCTTTTGGTACTTCTGAAGCTGGAGGTTGGTGGGGACCTAGATTTAAAAAGGCTGGTTATGATGGAGTTATAATTAAAGGCCAGGCTGCTGAGCCAACTTATCTTTTTGTAAGTGATGAAGAGGTTTCATTAAAGACTGCGGAGAATTTATGGGGAAAAACCACTAAAGAAGTAGAAGAAATACTTCAAGATCGTCATGGTTCTAGAGCTAGAGTATTACAGATTGGTCCTGGCGGAGAAAACCAGGTTACATATGCTAATATATGTAATGATTTAGCTCATTTTAATGGCCGCAATGGTATGGGAGCAGTAATGGGTTCAAAGAATTTAAAAGCTATTGTAGCAAAAGGACAGCAGGATGTCCCCTGTTCAGATGAACAGAGTGTAAAGGATATTATGAAGTGGGTAGGAAAGAATGTTCATGACCATCCTTTAACTTCCGGGTTGCATGAAACCGGAACTGCGGGAGGAATTACTAGCGTAAATGCTGGTGGAGCTTTACCTACTAATAACTGGAAGGAAAATTACTTTTCTGATGCAGAACAGATTGGTAGTGATGCACTAGAAGAAATTTTAATTAACCGAACAGGCTGTTTTGGCTGTCCAATTCGCTGTAAACGAGTTGTTGAATATGAAGACGAGGATTATAAAATAGATCCTGAATATGGAGGGCCGGAGTATGAAACATTAGGGGCAATTGGTTCTAACTGTGGATTTAATGATATAAAGTTAGTTTCTAAAGCTAATGAATTATGTAATAAATATACCATAGATACTATTTCTTTTGGAATGACTCTTTCTTTTGCAATGCACTGTTATGAAGAAGGATTGCTTACCAAAGAAGATACTGGTGGGTTTGAGCTTGAATTTGGAAATGGTGATGTCTTATTGCCATTAATTGAGCAAACTGCTAAGCAAGAAGGGTTTGGAAAAAAATTAGCTTTAGGTTCTGCTCGTTTAGCTAAAGAGATCGGAGAAGAAGCTAAACCATTTTTAAGAGTAACTAAAAATCAGGAGGTACCGATGCATGATCCTCGAGTAAAAACTGGTTTAGGATTACAGTTTGCTTTATCCAGTTATGGAGGAGATCATTGGGTGGCTCAACACGACCCATTCTTTACTGAAGAAGATTCTTTGGGAACTCAAGCTATAAAGCCATTAGGAATTTTAGAAGAAGTACCTGCTGTAGATTTAAGTGCAGATAAAATTCGTTTCTTTTACTATACTAATCTATTAACTTCAGTCTATGATTGTCTTGGTACTTGTGTGTTTAGTGTGATTGCTAGGGGGATTTTACCGTTAGATAAGTTTATGGATTTAGTGGAAGGAGTTACTGGTTGGAATACAAGTTTATGGGAACTGATGAAAGTTGGTGAAAGAACTGAAAACTTAATGCGGTTATTTAATATTCGAGAAGGTTTTTCAGCTGAGGATGATAAATTACCTGAGCATTTCTTTAAGGATATTAAAGGTGGTCCGCATGATGGAGAAAAAGCTTTGGATAAAGAAGAATTTGAAGCTGCTATAAAACAATATTATCAAATGGCAGGTTGGGATGAAGATGGAAAACCACTGAAAGCTAAACTTAAAGAATTGGCTCTTCACGATGAGTTTAAAGAGATTGTTGAAGAATATTTATAA
- a CDS encoding hydroxyacid dehydrogenase has product MKKVLLTEPIHEEGVKLLEEVAEVVQASDYKIDTLVEEAADCHGIIIRKAEIPTEVIKNAPQLEVVAKHGVGVDNIDIETATKEGVVVVNAPESNIYSVAEHTLTMILTIAKNFVVMDKEVREGRFHSRDKIIGTELKGKTAGIIGMGTIGLILTDMLQAMDVEVIAYDPYADPVQAEEAGIELVDELDDIYARADIVSLHLPLNDETEGMIDEDAFAKMKESAFFINAARGAIADEEALYEALKTGEIKGAALDVYTNNPPSSDNPLFELDNVVCSPHNAALTEESKIKMATHAAQGVIDCFKGEEPEYLINPEVLK; this is encoded by the coding sequence ATGAAAAAGGTTCTATTAACTGAACCGATTCATGAAGAAGGTGTTAAGCTATTAGAAGAAGTAGCTGAAGTAGTTCAGGCTTCAGATTATAAAATAGATACTTTAGTTGAAGAGGCTGCTGACTGTCATGGGATTATTATCCGTAAGGCTGAGATACCTACGGAAGTAATCAAGAATGCTCCACAGTTAGAAGTAGTTGCTAAACACGGTGTTGGTGTCGATAATATCGATATTGAAACAGCAACTAAGGAAGGAGTAGTGGTAGTTAATGCTCCTGAATCCAACATCTATTCTGTAGCTGAACATACTTTAACAATGATTTTAACTATAGCCAAAAACTTTGTAGTGATGGATAAAGAGGTTAGAGAAGGTAGATTTCATTCTAGAGATAAGATAATCGGTACCGAGCTCAAGGGTAAGACAGCCGGAATTATCGGAATGGGCACTATTGGTCTAATTTTAACCGATATGCTGCAGGCCATGGATGTAGAAGTTATTGCTTATGATCCTTATGCTGATCCAGTCCAGGCTGAAGAGGCAGGAATTGAACTAGTCGATGAGCTAGATGATATTTATGCCAGAGCAGATATCGTTTCACTTCATCTGCCTTTGAATGATGAAACAGAAGGAATGATTGATGAAGATGCCTTTGCCAAGATGAAAGAGAGTGCTTTCTTTATCAATGCTGCCCGAGGTGCTATTGCTGATGAAGAAGCTTTATATGAAGCATTAAAGACTGGAGAGATTAAGGGAGCAGCCCTTGATGTCTATACTAATAATCCACCATCATCGGATAATCCGCTATTCGAGTTGGATAATGTTGTCTGTTCTCCTCATAATGCAGCTTTAACAGAAGAATCAAAGATTAAGATGGCAACCCATGCTGCTCAGGGAGTAATAGATTGCTTTAAGGGTGAAGAACCAGAATATCTAATCAATCCGGAAGTTTTAAAATAA
- a CDS encoding corrinoid protein, with translation MSEFNEIADAVINGEVEKVAEIAQKLVDAGQKPSKIIKEGLVAGMNVVGKRFKNQDMFVPEVLISAKSMHAGMDIVKPLLSDADSSSAGTVVIGTVKGDLHDIGKNLVAMMIEGAGFEVVDIGIDKSADEIVEAVKEHKPDVLGLSALLTTTMPAMEEAIEALEEAGIRDEVKIILGGAPVSQDFADEIGADGYAPDGSVATDLVRELA, from the coding sequence ATGAGTGAATTTAATGAAATTGCTGATGCAGTAATTAATGGAGAAGTGGAAAAAGTGGCCGAAATAGCTCAAAAATTAGTGGATGCCGGTCAGAAACCAAGTAAGATTATCAAAGAAGGTTTAGTTGCCGGGATGAATGTTGTTGGTAAGAGATTTAAGAATCAGGATATGTTTGTGCCGGAAGTATTGATTTCAGCTAAATCTATGCATGCAGGAATGGATATAGTTAAGCCGCTATTGTCAGATGCTGATTCTTCCTCGGCAGGAACAGTAGTAATTGGTACTGTCAAAGGAGATCTCCATGATATCGGTAAGAACTTAGTAGCAATGATGATTGAAGGTGCTGGTTTTGAGGTAGTTGACATAGGAATAGATAAGTCAGCTGATGAGATTGTAGAAGCGGTTAAAGAGCATAAGCCGGATGTATTAGGATTATCAGCTTTACTGACTACAACTATGCCGGCTATGGAAGAAGCAATTGAAGCCTTAGAAGAGGCAGGCATCAGAGATGAAGTTAAGATTATCTTAGGTGGAGCACCTGTAAGCCAGGACTTTGCCGATGAGATTGGTGCTGACGGCTATGCGCCCGATGGAAGTGTTGCTACTGATTTAGTGCGTGAACTTGCATAG
- a CDS encoding methyltetrahydrofolate cobalamin methyltransferase — translation MIIIGELINTSRDEVEPAVKDRDTEFIQELAKKQEEAGADYIDVNCGTLIKEEPEALEWLVKTVQEVVDVPLCIDSPDPEAIKRGLEAHEGKALVNSITAEEDRFQEILPLIQEYDAQIIALVMNEEGMPEDDTDRIETATKLIEDLTAEGIAEDDIYVDPIIQPIGTDEEMGEYILSAIDEITNKYEDVHITCGLSNISHGLPQRKLLNQTFVVLAMSRGMDSAILDPLDEKIMSLAIAADTLLGKDQYCSDYIKAAKSDGLII, via the coding sequence ATGATAATTATTGGAGAATTAATCAATACGAGTCGTGATGAAGTAGAACCTGCAGTTAAGGATAGAGATACTGAATTTATTCAAGAGTTGGCTAAAAAGCAGGAAGAAGCCGGAGCTGACTATATCGATGTTAATTGCGGAACCTTAATTAAGGAAGAGCCAGAGGCACTAGAGTGGTTAGTTAAAACAGTACAGGAAGTTGTAGATGTACCATTATGTATCGATAGTCCTGATCCAGAAGCAATTAAAAGAGGCCTAGAGGCCCATGAGGGCAAAGCCTTAGTCAATTCAATTACTGCCGAAGAAGATAGATTCCAAGAGATTCTACCATTAATTCAGGAATATGATGCTCAAATTATAGCCTTAGTGATGAATGAGGAAGGTATGCCTGAAGATGATACGGATAGAATTGAAACAGCAACTAAGCTAATTGAGGATCTAACTGCTGAGGGTATTGCCGAAGATGATATCTATGTTGATCCAATTATTCAGCCGATCGGAACTGATGAGGAGATGGGAGAATATATTCTATCTGCTATTGATGAGATTACCAACAAGTATGAAGATGTGCATATTACTTGTGGACTAAGCAATATCTCCCACGGTCTGCCGCAGAGAAAGCTTTTAAACCAGACTTTCGTAGTACTGGCAATGAGTAGAGGTATGGATAGTGCTATTTTAGATCCATTAGATGAAAAGATTATGTCTTTAGCTATCGCTGCAGATACGTTATTAGGTAAGGATCAGTACTGTAGTGATTATATCAAAGCAGCAAAAAGTGATGGACTTATAATCTAA
- a CDS encoding HpcH/HpaI aldolase family protein — protein sequence MIRKNEVKQKLKNGEPVVGTFVKMNDPASVEILGLAGFDFFVADNEHISRDKETMVNMIRAAEITDIAPIIRVRENSFIEVLQALDAGALGVQVPNVDTKEGIEEVIRSAKYAPEGQRGFSPGNRSAGYGTMDKQEFVKQANEDTLVVMHCETETSMNNLDEILLEDELDVVFIGPMDLSQSLGIIGQGDHPKLKESVDTIVDKVLDAGKDVGMVASNPAQAKELIDRGVNYVMISTDHGMLGSSAREFVAEMKEDE from the coding sequence ATGATTAGAAAAAATGAAGTAAAGCAGAAGTTAAAGAATGGTGAACCAGTTGTTGGGACTTTTGTTAAGATGAATGACCCTGCTTCAGTAGAGATTTTAGGTCTGGCTGGATTTGATTTTTTTGTAGCTGATAATGAACATATTTCTAGAGATAAAGAGACAATGGTCAATATGATTCGAGCAGCAGAAATAACAGATATAGCTCCTATTATTAGGGTAAGAGAGAATAGCTTTATCGAAGTATTACAGGCTCTAGATGCCGGAGCTTTAGGAGTGCAGGTGCCTAATGTAGATACTAAAGAAGGAATTGAGGAAGTAATTAGAAGTGCCAAGTATGCACCGGAAGGTCAGCGCGGCTTCTCTCCTGGTAATCGGTCTGCCGGTTATGGAACAATGGATAAGCAGGAATTTGTTAAACAGGCTAATGAAGATACATTAGTTGTGATGCATTGTGAAACAGAGACTTCAATGAATAATTTAGATGAGATCTTACTTGAAGATGAATTAGATGTAGTCTTTATTGGGCCGATGGATTTATCCCAATCTTTAGGAATTATCGGTCAGGGAGATCATCCAAAGTTAAAAGAGAGTGTAGATACAATTGTTGATAAAGTGTTGGATGCCGGTAAGGATGTAGGGATGGTAGCCTCTAATCCTGCTCAGGCTAAAGAGTTGATAGATCGAGGAGTAAATTACGTTATGATCAGTACCGACCATGGTATGCTTGGTTCAAGTGCAAGAGAATTTGTAGCAGAGATGAAGGAAGACGAATAG
- a CDS encoding MBL fold metallo-hydrolase — MSLQEEIKKLEVSTGNIAIFWLGNAGFVLKSAQGEIIYIDPYLSNCAERLYGFQRIYPSLITEDEVEADYVLISHEHGDHLDVDSIPSIMEQEEIKLIAPQPCIDKCCNLGVNKDKLLQVEEGSEVELNSCKVRVVFADHGDLAPQAVGYMLDFAGTKVYYTGDTAYTPDKMELAFGMEPEVLIAPINGKFNNLNPLEAALVTRDCKVEVVIPSHFWMFAEHNGNPGEFVEYVDYIAPEAESELITLGDYYLYSGNEENR; from the coding sequence GTGAGTCTGCAGGAAGAGATTAAGAAGTTAGAGGTATCCACGGGAAATATAGCGATTTTTTGGTTAGGTAATGCCGGTTTTGTATTAAAATCGGCTCAAGGAGAGATTATTTATATCGATCCTTATTTATCTAATTGTGCAGAAAGACTATACGGTTTTCAGCGAATTTATCCTTCCTTAATAACAGAAGATGAAGTAGAAGCAGATTATGTCTTAATTAGTCATGAACATGGCGATCACCTCGATGTAGATAGTATTCCTAGTATTATGGAACAAGAGGAAATTAAATTAATTGCTCCCCAGCCCTGTATTGATAAATGCTGTAATTTGGGGGTCAATAAGGATAAGCTACTTCAAGTAGAAGAAGGCAGTGAAGTAGAACTTAACAGCTGTAAGGTGAGAGTAGTCTTTGCTGACCACGGCGATTTAGCACCGCAGGCTGTAGGCTATATGCTGGATTTTGCAGGAACTAAGGTATATTATACAGGGGATACAGCCTATACCCCGGATAAGATGGAGCTAGCTTTTGGTATGGAGCCTGAAGTTTTGATTGCTCCAATTAATGGTAAATTCAATAATCTAAATCCACTGGAAGCAGCTCTGGTAACCCGGGACTGTAAAGTAGAAGTAGTAATTCCTTCACATTTTTGGATGTTTGCTGAACATAATGGTAATCCAGGAGAGTTTGTAGAGTATGTTGACTATATTGCGCCGGAGGCTGAATCTGAATTAATAACTTTAGGTGATTATTACCTTTATTCCGGAAATGAAGAGAACAGATAG
- a CDS encoding 5-deoxy-glucuronate isomerase translates to MSNLYRFEDEEGYQNIITEDNSDMKYLNFDRILLEAGDRLEHKVEDRELAIVLQDGDFTATVECENSTGLEEVKGVRYDVFDQLPTAIYIPPKSSFKLETETGMEARVYAAPCNEGGAAHFVKPEDLTETMSGAKNWRRSVRVIFGPESDITQKLIVGESVSNPGSWIGFPAHKHDTESDDEYPLEEIFSFKLQGAHGAFAVHHTFNYEEGWDESHIIDDENCAVAIPKGYHTSQAAPGCRYYLLWGLAGKEKVYKLTFDPRFKWLQDAETLFEESVGRELTDVMVGKVK, encoded by the coding sequence ATGAGTAATTTATATAGGTTTGAAGATGAAGAAGGCTATCAGAATATAATTACTGAAGATAATTCTGATATGAAGTATCTAAATTTTGACCGTATTTTACTGGAAGCTGGAGATAGATTAGAACATAAGGTAGAAGATAGAGAATTGGCTATTGTATTACAGGATGGAGACTTTACAGCTACAGTTGAGTGTGAAAATAGTACCGGTCTTGAAGAAGTTAAAGGGGTACGGTATGATGTTTTTGACCAGCTTCCAACAGCTATTTATATTCCTCCTAAAAGTAGTTTTAAATTAGAAACTGAAACGGGAATGGAGGCTAGAGTTTATGCTGCCCCCTGTAATGAAGGTGGAGCTGCTCATTTTGTAAAGCCGGAAGACCTTACTGAAACCATGAGTGGAGCTAAAAATTGGCGCCGCAGCGTTCGGGTTATTTTTGGACCTGAATCAGATATAACTCAGAAATTGATAGTTGGCGAATCAGTTTCAAATCCTGGTAGCTGGATTGGATTTCCTGCTCACAAGCATGATACTGAGAGTGATGATGAGTATCCGCTGGAAGAGATCTTCTCCTTCAAATTACAAGGGGCACATGGTGCTTTTGCAGTCCATCATACCTTTAATTACGAGGAGGGCTGGGATGAAAGTCATATTATAGATGATGAAAATTGTGCGGTAGCTATTCCTAAAGGCTATCATACTTCTCAGGCAGCACCTGGATGCCGTTATTATCTTCTCTGGGGATTGGCCGGTAAAGAAAAAGTATATAAATTAACTTTTGATCCTAGATTTAAATGGTTACAGGATGCCGAAACTCTATTTGAAGAAAGCGTTGGCCGAGAATTAACTGATGTAATGGTAGGTAAGGTTAAGTAA
- a CDS encoding MoaD/ThiS family protein, whose protein sequence is MKEIQVKLHGGLDKYLDRKKLTEMAVPDDATITWLYGELGLEKNETKIVLQNDKKVKLDAEIEADAQIDIYPIFGGG, encoded by the coding sequence ATGAAGGAGATTCAAGTTAAGTTACATGGTGGACTGGATAAATACCTGGATAGAAAGAAGTTAACAGAAATGGCTGTACCTGATGATGCTACTATTACCTGGTTATATGGTGAACTAGGTTTAGAGAAAAATGAAACCAAAATAGTCTTACAGAATGATAAAAAAGTAAAACTAGATGCTGAAATTGAAGCTGATGCTCAAATAGATATTTATCCTATCTTTGGTGGAGGATAA
- a CDS encoding creatininase family protein, with product MTEEAEKKESYWWQHKSWNEVVEHAKECDIAILPLGSIEQHGHHLPTGHDTLQLFPMLEKVAEETGAMLLPTPWYGAHPHHHWDFPGTIPLSNDTLDKLIKDVVKGASKAGFKKFILFFGHGQAFVTNYTVNDLGKEGYFVLSVMFQRMIRDVHDDIFETPFWHADEAETSIALAHFAEYVDMSKAVDMDATSLVDGDFVDGCTDYASSKPLRFDSGTVSAPEYKDLTNEDGELIGVVGKPSLATEEKGKEYTDYVVERTIKLVNHIKEKHPTGEDVETN from the coding sequence ATGACAGAAGAAGCAGAAAAAAAAGAGTCTTACTGGTGGCAGCATAAAAGCTGGAATGAAGTTGTAGAACATGCAAAAGAATGTGATATTGCTATTTTACCTTTAGGTTCTATTGAACAGCACGGACATCATTTACCAACGGGACATGATACTTTACAGTTATTCCCCATGTTAGAAAAAGTAGCTGAAGAAACAGGGGCTATGTTATTGCCTACACCGTGGTATGGTGCTCATCCACATCATCATTGGGATTTCCCCGGGACTATTCCTTTATCTAATGATACATTAGATAAGTTAATTAAAGATGTAGTAAAAGGTGCTTCTAAAGCTGGGTTTAAAAAATTCATTTTATTTTTTGGTCACGGTCAAGCCTTTGTTACAAACTATACTGTTAATGATTTAGGTAAAGAAGGTTATTTTGTACTGTCAGTAATGTTCCAGAGAATGATTCGGGATGTACATGATGATATTTTCGAAACTCCTTTCTGGCATGCTGATGAAGCAGAAACATCAATTGCACTTGCTCATTTTGCAGAATATGTTGATATGAGCAAAGCAGTTGATATGGATGCTACTTCTTTAGTAGATGGTGATTTTGTTGACGGCTGTACAGATTATGCTTCTTCTAAGCCTCTTCGTTTTGATTCAGGAACTGTTAGTGCTCCAGAATATAAGGATCTTACAAATGAAGATGGAGAGTTAATTGGAGTAGTAGGTAAGCCGAGCCTAGCAACTGAAGAGAAAGGTAAAGAGTATACTGATTATGTTGTTGAACGTACGATTAAGTTAGTTAATCATATTAAAGAGAAGCACCCTACTGGTGAAGATGTAGAGACTAATTAA